One genomic region from Armatimonadota bacterium encodes:
- a CDS encoding DUF2007 domain-containing protein: MNHEGYVSVFQAPDELTANLIKGILEAEDIDVIIHSHQVPWMDSIMKPAEGFWGDILVPEEEAERAKKVLEAYENGSKILEEEE, encoded by the coding sequence ATGAATCATGAAGGTTATGTTTCGGTTTTCCAAGCGCCAGACGAATTGACGGCGAATTTGATTAAGGGCATTCTAGAAGCAGAAGATATCGACGTAATCATCCATTCGCACCAGGTACCTTGGATGGATAGCATTATGAAACCTGCAGAAGGCTTTTGGGGCGATATTTTGGTGCCGGAAGAGGAGGCGGAAAGAGCAAAGAAGGTTCTTGAGGCATATGAAAATGGCTCAAAGATTTTAGAGGAGGAAGAGTAA
- a CDS encoding PaaI family thioesterase, whose protein sequence is MGIGAYNGRNQLELRDDGRCFACGPLNPIGLKLQFAEKDGEYITRFTPSQEHQGFVGITHGGIISTVLDEVMARYVYVKGYRAVTAEINIKLRKPAPTGKELIVAGRISSKKGRLLECSAEARNSWGDVIAVAKARMLEV, encoded by the coding sequence ATGGGAATAGGCGCCTACAATGGGAGGAATCAATTGGAACTGCGTGATGACGGAAGATGTTTTGCATGCGGACCTTTGAATCCCATAGGACTTAAGCTTCAATTTGCCGAAAAGGATGGAGAATACATTACTCGCTTCACCCCTAGCCAGGAGCATCAAGGTTTTGTTGGAATTACCCACGGCGGTATAATCTCAACAGTGCTAGACGAGGTGATGGCAAGATATGTATATGTTAAGGGCTACAGGGCGGTAACCGCTGAGATAAACATTAAGCTTCGAAAGCCGGCGCCAACTGGCAAAGAGCTTATTGTAGCCGGCCGGATAAGTTCTAAAAAGGGCCGTTTGCTGGAGTGCTCGGCAGAGGCGCGGAACAGTTGGGGCGATGTGATAGCGGTGGCTAAGGCTCGAATGCTTGAAGTTTAA